The DNA window TGCTTAAGTTTGCGCCTAATCGATCATTTAGtattagcaattttttaataaacaatttgtttgcctataagttataatttcatataaaagcTGCGTCATATAACCAATGTCTACTGTGATTTCGTTTTGCGTGTGCGCgcctgacacacacacacacacacacacacacacatgctaagttatgtatgcgtgtgtgtgtttatgtagTTTTGTATGTATGACAAGTGTTGGGGGATTcatgctatatttatatatttatttgatgtgTTTAACAGATGtctgaacatttttttataggGACCGTAGTGGAATTTCGCCTAATTGCAGTTATGTTTAATGCTAAGCtttgcacttttattatttgaataataattttgatttatttgtctTTTAGAAATCATGCAGTCGctattgccttttgtttaaagCCAGTCGTCATGGCATTGCACGCCTTGAGCTCGGCGAGAATAAAGATGATAAGaatccaaaaatatttacgctgGAAAATTGTGTAAAGATCACACAAGAAGCGCCGCCAGCTCAGCTAATACATATTGTCAAACGGAATGGACAGCTGACATTGAATACCAATAGCGATGAGGAGCTTAAGGATTGGGTTACAGCACTACAAACCGTTGCCTTTTGCGATAATAGCGGTCTACATGCAGCCCACGGTGCCATCGAGGAGGATAATGATCTATATTGCAGCTCATTTGTAAGTGCGCAGGGATTAACAACTAACAGTTCTATGTTGTATAAGTTGGTTAGTCAtaaaactatcgatagtaaCGCTTAGtctaattatgtatttatttattacataaaaACCTTTGCAGTTCCAATTTAGctgaaacatttatttaaaactcatATACTTTGTcagttatcgatactatcgatacatAGTAGCATTTAATTGGCTTAACATtaagttttgcattaaaatgtaGTTAAAAATCGTATTATGCGTAGAATTTTGTCAGTCATCAGTTTGTCTTTGCCCATCAATAAGCTTGCCATAGTTTTTACCTTgcgtttgcaaatattttaaataatttatgaattcTCTATAAGTAACAAACTGCTGTCTGCTATGAGCAGCTTCGCTGCAATGATAGCTACAATTTGGATCATAAATCCAGCCGCGCTTATACTCTCGCTGCATGCTAATAgttgttaacaattataaacattagcgtaagcttaaagtttatgcTGTAATGCTTACCCGGCTTGAACGCTTGACAGACATCGATTGAACATGCGCTTGGATTGAGAGAAATAGTAAAGCGCTTCGGGGCCGTCTTTGCGAAAAggtattgaaattaaaaagacTAGAGGCAATTTTTCCAAATGCACTTGTTTCATAAGAAAATGCGCAACGTGTTGGCGTTTAGTCCAATCGCCGTCTAACCAATAAATGACTGCATAGAATACCTTTGAAGAGAGTTGAATATCGTAAGCACAAGCGTAATATCGTAAAGTATTATATTTGTAGAGTGTAAATCAATATAATAACAGCATAAGGCTAGAGTGAATATCGTAAGCTTGCATAGCGTAAGGTAATACTAAATATCGTATcgtaaatatacaaaatatgcttAGTTCTTAATCAGAATATGAGCAACAACATGTTAGTGAATATCGTAaagtaaatttacaaaatttcaatGACTGCATAGAATGCTTTAAAcgtattgaattgaatatcgTAAGCACAAGAGGTAATTAtcgtaaaatataatttttatatattgtataaatcAACATAATCGTTAGTTAGTGCTCAATATCGTATcgtaaatttacaaaatttagttCTTAATACGCAGCAGAGTCTCATTTTAGTGCGTGAATATCGTAAGTTAAACACTGAATATCGTATtctaaatttacaaaattagcTCACCTCAATTTCTGTATTCACAGTCAGAGTGCTGGATGCAAGCAAACGCTTGATGAGATTGAAATCCAAGCGCCGAAACTCACGACTTGCCACAAAGGGCATAAGTGTCACGCCCACCATATAGATGAGGCAACGCtccactgccacgcccatgcgCCTGGAGTACATGTAAATGGCAGCGCCACAATTTCGCTTCTTAATCATTTCGGCGAAGCATTGCCAGCATTGAACCTTGAGCTCATCAATTTCGCACAACACGGCGACAGCAAAGAGCTCCACCAGCTCCTTGGGCGTAATTTGCTTTATGGGCTGCGTTAGCCAATTGACGGCCTTGAGCAAGCCACGTCGCGTTATCGTCACTGGCAGCTGAATGAGCGACTGCTGCCAGAAAAACGACGACAAGACCGTGAGCAGAAATTGCTGGAAACGCATCTCAATGCATTGCACAATGAGGCTGCGCCTGGTGCATCTATTCCCGCACAGCTCTGCGATCAAGCGATCTATGAACTCCTTGTACTGCATTGTGCGCGACGCCTTTGGCCATTGCCTCTCCTCCAGCGGCAGGCGCCACAAGTCAACCTCTATCTCCGCCGACTCTGCATGCGATGTAATGCTCGATTTGTAGAACAATTCCAAACTAGTGTCGCTCAAGGAGCTATCGATATGCAGTGCCGATAGActtgtataatatattttcaaatcaTCGAAATAGTTTGATTCGGCGTCCTGCGTCGTCTCCTCCGCAATCGCGATTGAGTTCGTTGggattatattatatgttaaTGTTGCTTTAACATCTGCTATTGCCTCCTCTGGTGCTGGCTCTTGTGCTTTCGTTATCACGTCCATGttgttaaaagttaaaataactaaagtaTGACTACGAATTTTTGTTTggtaaaaatttgttgccttaataaaattgaaaagttgtGCACTTAATCGAGGCTTGCTTGATTTTGaaactaatttcaattttgaatgctaaagtatatatatgtaattttattattatttattacttatttaattttataaatttttattcagtTGTTTTCTtctatgtatttataaaaattaa is part of the Drosophila busckii strain San Diego stock center, stock number 13000-0081.31 chromosome X, ASM1175060v1, whole genome shotgun sequence genome and encodes:
- the LOC108607238 gene encoding uncharacterized protein LOC108607238, with the protein product MDVITKAQEPAPEEAIADVKATLTYNIIPTNSIAIAEETTQDAESNYFDDLKIYYTSLSALHIDSSLSDTSLELFYKSSITSHAESAEIEVDLWRLPLEERQWPKASRTMQYKEFIDRLIAELCGNRCTRRSLIVQCIEMRFQQFLLTVLSSFFWQQSLIQLPVTITRRGLLKAVNWLTQPIKQITPKELVELFAVAVLCEIDELKVQCWQCFAEMIKKRNCGAAIYMYSRRMGVAVERCLIYMVGVTLMPFVASREFRRLDFNLIKRLLASSTLTVNTEIEVFYAVIYWLDGDWTKRQHVAHFLMKQVHLEKLPLVFLISIPFRKDGPEALYYFSQSKRMFNRCLSSVQAGMQREYKRGWIYDPNCSYHCSEAAHSRQQFVTYREFINYLKYLQTQGKNYGKLIDGQRQTDD